The Salicibibacter halophilus DNA window GCCGTCGTCGTTTATTGTGGTTCCGGGGTGTCCGCAAACGCGAACATTATCGCTTTAAAACAAGCGGGCATTGAAAATGTGAAATTGTATCCAGGAAGTTGGAGTGATTGGGCTTCGTACGATCAAAATCCTATTTCAAAAGGAGAAGAAACGCCATGAATATAGGAGAAAAACTCGATGAATTTGCCGCGAAAATCAATGCAAGCCCTGAATACATTGAAGGTTTTACAAGGTGTTATCATGTCAAATTGAAACCGGAAGGCCATTATGAACTGATGTTTTCCGACGGACAAGTGGGCGTCCATCATGAACCCCAGTCGGCGGAAGCCGATTGTACATTGAAATTGAGTGAAAAAAATTTCGTCAAGCTTCTCGAAGGGGACTGGGACCCTACGAAAGCATTTATGACGGGGCAGCTAAAAGTAGAGGGGAAAATGGGGAACGCGCTAAAGCTGCATCAAATTGTAAAAACATACAGCCAATAAGCAAAGCCCCCCCTCCGGAAGTGGGAGGGGGCTCTTTTATTCCTCATGTCCAAATATTAACGAAGAGCAATGTTTAATAATGTCGCGGCGCCTTACAATTCCGATAAAATATTCCGCGTCATCCGTGACGGGAATGAAGTTTTGATCCGCTGACAGGGCGACGAGATCTTCCATCTGTGCGTGAATGAAAATTGGTATGTTTTGCACGCGCAGCGTAATGTCTTTAAGTCTAAGGTTCATCGTCTTGTCGAACCCCTCTTCTTTATTGTCCACGAGTTGCCAAAGGAGGTCCCCTTCGGTGACCGTGCCGGCATACCTTCCCTCTTCATTAACGAGCGGGGCTGCCGTGTAACTGTGATGGCGCATTTTTTCAAGTGCTTGTCGAACCGTTGCTTCCGGGCTTAAATATTTTACTTCTTGTTTTGGCAATAGAAAAAATCCGATGTTCAATCGTTAATTCCCCCTTATCGTTATCAAAAGCTTGGCTCATGCTTGGGAACAGGCACCCGTAAAACCCCCGCTTTACCACACGGGAGTGCTCAGGAATCCGGTCCCTTAGCCGCAATTCAGAGGAAAAAGTCTCCCCTGATGAAAGACTCACCTTATTATAAGCAACGGCCAAGCTTTCTTGCAATCATGTTTTTGGGCGTCCCTTCACTCTGTTTTTTTAATCTTCGCCTATAATTTTGACTTCCGTATGCAAGTGGACGCCGAATTTTTTCTTCACAGTGCGTTGGATATGGTTAATTAAAGATAAATAATCTGTCGCTGTCGCCCCGTCGACGTTAACGATGAAACCTGCGTGCTTGCCGGAAACTTCGGCGCCGCCAATGCGTGCTTTTTGCAGACCGCTGTCTTGA harbors:
- a CDS encoding CBS domain-containing protein; protein product: MNIGFFLLPKQEVKYLSPEATVRQALEKMRHHSYTAAPLVNEEGRYAGTVTEGDLLWQLVDNKEEGFDKTMNLRLKDITLRVQNIPIFIHAQMEDLVALSADQNFIPVTDDAEYFIGIVRRRDIIKHCSSLIFGHEE
- a CDS encoding SCP2 sterol-binding domain-containing protein: MNIGEKLDEFAAKINASPEYIEGFTRCYHVKLKPEGHYELMFSDGQVGVHHEPQSAEADCTLKLSEKNFVKLLEGDWDPTKAFMTGQLKVEGKMGNALKLHQIVKTYSQ